A DNA window from Drosophila pseudoobscura strain MV-25-SWS-2005 chromosome 2, UCI_Dpse_MV25, whole genome shotgun sequence contains the following coding sequences:
- the ArgRS-m gene encoding probable arginine--tRNA ligase, mitochondrial, whose amino-acid sequence MIRIRRAISEQLPQLKNIYHALEVPLKKQQLQNAQRPTLEWTLPASIAQQEQELLDSLRSHNFDATYIEKVRVVPSAGRSAAKVEFQLQPQSFVEQLLRKRQPEALPLSPSDEHVVVEYSSPNIAKPFHVGHLRSTIIGNVLANLHQHLGYRTTRLNYLGDWGTQFGLLALGVQLNNVSDKDMQRAPIETLYRSYVAANKAAEENPEIAQRARDLFTALEAGTDDAMAQQWQQYRQYTIEELSGVYNRLGVHFDSYEWESQYSQQQISEVLEKLRSAGLLQREVDGREIVVVDDRRIPVIKSDGSTLYLARDIAALLERHSRLQFSRILYVVDNGQADHFNALFKTTAALDKRLSLEQLKHVKFGRIHGMSTRQGKAIFLRDVLDEARDVMREKRIQTQTTRSNSSLDDEDVCDILGVSAVLVNVLKQRRQRDHEFSWQHALQVNGDTGIKLQYTHCRLNSLLENFNDIDLEDIRPDWQHYRQEPVDALDLLYELARFDQCIWQSKEQLEACVLVNYLFGLCNATSRALKRLPVKQESCPLKQSQRLLLFQAAKRTLQQGMQLLGLRPLNQM is encoded by the exons ATGATACGGATTCGTCGCGCTATTTCCGAGCAG CTGCCGCAGCTGAAGAACATTTACCATGCCCTGGAAGTGCCCctgaagaagcagcagctgcaaaatGCTCAGCGACCGACTCTGGAATGGACTCTGCCGGCTTCCATTGcgcaacaggagcaggagctgctggATTCCCTGAGGAGTCACAACTTCGATGCCACCTACATAGAGAAAGTGCGTGTAGTGCCCAGCGCTGGACGCAGTGCCGCCAAAGTGGAATTCCAGCTGCAGCCGCAGTCATTTGTGGAACAGCTACTCCGGAAAAGACAGCCGGAGGCTCTGCCACTCTCCCCGAGCGACGAGCATGTGGTTGTGGAGTACAGTTCCCCCAATATCGCCAAGCCTTTCCATGTGGGCCACCTGCGCTCTACGATCATTGGCAATGTGCTGGCCAATCTCCACCAGCATTTGGGATACCGCACCACGCGCCTTAATTACCTCGGAGATTGGGGTACACAATTTGGGCTCCTAGCACTTGGCGTTCAGCTGAACAATGTCAGCGATAAGGATATGCAGAGAGCACCCATAGAGACGCTTTACAGATCTTATGTGGCCGCCAATAAAGCGGCTGAGGAGAACCCAGAGATTGCACAGCGAGCGAGAGACCTTTTCACAGCCCTGGAGGCAGGAACAGACGACGCGATGGCCCAACAATGGCAGCAGTATCGACAGTACACCATTGAAGAGCTCTCGGGGGTCTACAATCGGTTGGGCGTCCACTTTGACAGCTACGAATGGGAGTCGCAGTACTCCCAGCAGCAAATCAGTGAAGTTCTGGAGAAGCTGCGGTCTGCAGGTCTTCTCCAGCGAGAAGTGGATGGCCGCGAGATAGTGGTGGTGGATGATCGACGCATTCCAGTGATCAAAAGCGATGGCTCCACGTTGTATCTGGCAAGGGATATAGCTGCTCTCCTCGAGCGTCACTCGCGTCTGCAGTTCTCCCGCATTCTCTATGTGGTGGACAATGGCCAAGCGGATCATTTCAATGCCTTGTTCAAGACAACGGCTGCCTTGGACAAGCGATTGAGTCTGGAGCAGCTGAAGCATGTGAAATTCGGCCGGATTCATGGTATGAGCACGCGCCAGGGCAAGGCAATCTTTCTGCGGGATGTCCTGGACGAAGCACGCGATGTGATGCGAGAGAAGCGTATTCAAACACAAA CCACCAGATCGAATAGCTCTCTGGACGATGAAGATGTCTGTGATATCCTGGGTGTTTCCGCCGTACTCGTGAATGTCCTCAAGCAGCGTCGGCAACGCGATCATGAATTCAGCTGGCAGCATGCCCTTCAAGTCAATGGGGATACGGGCATTAAGCTCCAGTACACACACTGCCGGCTGAATAGCCTTTTGGAGAACTTCAACGATATAGACCTGGAGGACATTAGACCCGATTGGCAGCATTACAGGCAGGAGCCAGTGGATGCCTTGGATTTGCTGTATGAGCTGGCGCGTTTTGATCAATGCATTTGGCAATCCAAAGAGCAATTGGAGGCGTGTGTTCTCGttaattatttgtttggtttgtg CAATGCCACAAGTCGTGCCCTGAAACGTTTACCTGTAAAGCAGGAGAGCTGTCCGCTGAAGCAATCACAGCGTTTGCTGCTCTTCCAAGCCGCCAAGCGGACCCTGCAGCAGGGGATGCAGCTACTGGGCCTCAGGCCACTCAACCAAATGTAG